In one Candidatus Pelagibacter sp. HTCC7211 genomic region, the following are encoded:
- a CDS encoding type III PLP-dependent enzyme — protein sequence MQKFKSVEELVNQLKPEKPVYCIRKNSIQSATKFFKNKFPGKILYAVKTNPHPVVIKQIIESGVDQFDVASIEEIKAIRKYSQTAKCSYMHTVKSRESIKEAYFKYEIKTFSLDTKDELIKIIESTNNAKDLELFVRVAVSNEHAEIDLSKKFGALSSEAAGLLRLVKQYSKKIGLSFHVGSQCMHPISYAKGISDIGNIIKKTKIIPDYINVGGGFPTIYPDLIPQTMENYFNEIKKSLDNLKLENLPEIICEPGRALVAESGSTIIKVNLRKKQKLYINDGTYGTLFDAGTPNIVFPSKMIKENTNKIISKKLTAFDFFGPTCDSMDYMKGPFLLPNNIKENDYIELGQLGAYGLTFRTQFNGYYSDEIYEVEDQPILTMYDKDSNKATLVA from the coding sequence ATGCAAAAATTTAAATCAGTTGAAGAGTTAGTAAATCAACTGAAACCTGAAAAACCTGTATACTGTATCAGAAAGAATTCTATTCAATCTGCAACTAAATTTTTCAAAAATAAATTCCCAGGTAAAATATTGTATGCGGTAAAAACTAATCCTCATCCAGTAGTTATCAAGCAAATAATTGAAAGTGGGGTAGATCAATTTGATGTCGCATCTATTGAAGAAATCAAAGCTATCAGAAAATATAGTCAAACTGCCAAATGCTCCTACATGCATACTGTTAAAAGTAGAGAAAGTATTAAAGAAGCTTACTTTAAATATGAAATTAAAACTTTTTCACTAGACACTAAAGATGAATTAATAAAAATTATTGAAAGTACAAATAATGCTAAAGACTTAGAGTTATTTGTAAGAGTAGCAGTTTCCAATGAACATGCCGAAATAGATTTATCTAAGAAATTTGGTGCTTTGAGTTCTGAAGCTGCAGGTTTGTTGAGGCTTGTTAAACAATATTCTAAAAAGATTGGTTTAAGTTTTCATGTCGGATCTCAATGCATGCATCCAATTTCTTACGCTAAAGGAATTAGTGATATAGGAAATATAATAAAAAAAACAAAGATTATACCAGACTATATTAATGTTGGTGGTGGATTTCCAACTATTTATCCAGACTTAATACCTCAAACTATGGAAAACTATTTTAATGAAATTAAAAAAAGTTTAGATAATTTAAAACTTGAAAATTTACCAGAAATTATTTGTGAACCAGGAAGAGCTTTAGTGGCTGAAAGTGGTTCTACTATTATAAAAGTAAATTTAAGAAAAAAACAAAAACTATATATAAATGATGGAACTTATGGGACATTGTTTGATGCTGGTACTCCGAATATTGTATTTCCATCTAAGATGATTAAAGAGAATACAAACAAAATAATTTCTAAAAAGCTTACAGCTTTTGATTTCTTTGGACCAACATGTGATAGCATGGATTATATGAAGGGTCCTTTTTTGTTACCTAACAATATAAAAGAAAATGATTATATCGAACTTGGTCAACTTGGTGCTTATGGATTAACATTTAGAACTCAGTTCAATGGTTATTATTCTGATGAAATATATGAAGTGGAAGATCAACCTATTTTAACAATGTACGATAAAGACAGTAACAAAGCTACTTTGGTTGCTTAA
- a CDS encoding ActR/PrrA/RegA family redox response regulator transcription factor, whose product MKEQIALKNLSDFDNKSLLIVDDDNPFRERLARAMEKKGFEVFQAESVQKGVDSVKAKKPGFAVVDLRLGDGNGLEVVKQIQMTNNDSRIIMLTGYGNIPTAVAAIKEGAIDYLAKPADAEDVERALLADPDKKAAPPENPMSADRVKWEHIHRVFELCNRNVSETARRLKMHRRTLQRILSKRSPR is encoded by the coding sequence ATGAAAGAACAAATTGCCCTTAAAAACCTTAGTGATTTTGATAATAAATCTCTTCTTATAGTTGATGATGATAATCCTTTTAGAGAAAGATTAGCTAGAGCTATGGAAAAAAAGGGATTTGAGGTTTTTCAAGCTGAAAGTGTACAAAAAGGTGTGGATTCAGTTAAAGCTAAGAAACCAGGTTTTGCAGTAGTAGACCTAAGATTGGGCGATGGTAATGGATTAGAGGTAGTGAAACAAATCCAGATGACGAATAATGACAGTAGAATAATTATGTTAACTGGATATGGAAATATTCCAACAGCAGTTGCTGCAATTAAAGAAGGTGCAATAGACTATCTTGCTAAACCAGCTGATGCTGAAGATGTTGAAAGAGCCTTATTAGCAGATCCTGATAAGAAAGCTGCTCCACCAGAAAATCCAATGTCTGCAGATAGAGTAAAGTGGGAACACATTCACAGAGTGTTTGAACTATGTAACAGAAATGTTTCAGAGACAGCAAGAAGACTAAAAATGCACAGAAGAACTCTTCAAAGAATTCTATCTAAAAGATCACCTAGATAA
- a CDS encoding biotin transporter BioY, translating to MQLTKNISQISIIKSLLAIILGSIALTISAKIKIPFYPVPMTMQTFVVLFLGISLGYKIGLASIGLYLFEGIIGLPVFSNSPEKGVGLIYFTGPTMGYLIGFLSAGFLASKINNKDSFLLVLGKLIIATSTIYLFGLLWLGMLIGWDKPIFELGAKPFLLAEVFKIVLLALITKQIVKIRNFII from the coding sequence ATGCAATTAACTAAAAATATCTCACAAATATCAATAATAAAATCTTTATTAGCTATAATACTTGGCTCAATTGCTTTGACCATATCAGCAAAAATTAAGATACCTTTTTATCCAGTGCCAATGACTATGCAAACATTTGTTGTATTGTTTTTAGGAATAAGTTTAGGATACAAAATTGGATTAGCTAGTATTGGATTATATTTGTTCGAGGGAATAATTGGACTACCAGTTTTTTCAAATTCTCCAGAAAAAGGTGTGGGATTAATTTACTTTACTGGACCTACAATGGGATATTTGATTGGTTTTCTAAGTGCTGGCTTTTTAGCCTCAAAAATAAATAATAAAGATAGTTTTTTATTAGTTTTAGGAAAGCTTATAATTGCAACTTCTACTATTTATCTTTTTGGATTGTTATGGCTTGGAATGCTTATTGGTTGGGATAAACCAATCTTTGAACTGGGAGCTAAACCCTTTTTATTAGCTGAAGTATTTAAAATTGTACTTTTAGCCCTAATTACAAAACAAATAGTAAAAATTAGAAATTTTATTATCTAG
- the polA gene encoding DNA polymerase I yields MNKIQKTDHFYLIDGSGYIFRAYYALPPLTRKSDGLPTGAVSGFCSMLFKLLEDSKSDQNLQKPTHFAVIFDSARKTFRNEIYSDYKANRSEAPDDLAPQFEYIRKSVLAFNLPSVDLPNYEADDLIATYAEKILKKGAKVTIVSSDKDLMQLYKKDVRIFDPMKNKFISEEDIINKFGVDASKVIDVQSLAGDSSDNVPGVPGIGVKTAAELINKYGTLEKLLKSANEIKQNKRRETLIENKDKAIISKQLVTLKQDSPVNRDLSEFKLKKIDKDKLYKFLREMEFNRLLSSAISAYGEPKLSSETVEDKLIEKQKPISNKNYFLITDIKQIDEWIKEAEETGELAVDTETNSLDPHQADLVGISLSSKVGKACYIPIGHKSSKCINKNDVIKKLKPLLEDPSVKKIGQNIKFDFIVLFKQGIEMTSMEDTMLMSYVLDAGKNRHNMDTLSEIHLGHKTISFKEIVGTGKKEINFSDVEIERAKDYAAEDADITFRLYKKFSKNLKLEKMINIYEIFEKPLIKILAFMEMEGVEVDNKFLKTLSSKFEKKIKNLEKEIFKISKKDFNIASPKQLGEIIYNDLKIAELKKTKKGSFATSASVLEDLAFKGHKFPKLVLDWRQVSKLKNTYSDSLPEHINPNTKRVHTSFLLAATTTGRLASSDPNLQNIPIKSEDGRDIRKAFTSRKNHLLISADYNQIEMRILADLADVKELKKAFKNDEDIHSLTASQIFNVDIKKVDQDQRRKAKAINFGIIYGISQYGLAKQINVSNYEAEEFLDAYFAKFPEIKIYMNDTIKFCRKSGYVNNIFGRRSHFNGINDKNFNVRNFQERAAINAPIQGSASEIMRLAMIRLNKKLSDKKNIQSKMLLQIHDELIFEVPKNNEKTMIKLIKDEMASVVKSDHHSFSIPLTVDINVGDNWGMLH; encoded by the coding sequence ATGAATAAAATTCAAAAAACTGATCATTTTTATTTAATAGATGGTTCAGGATATATTTTTAGAGCATATTATGCATTACCACCTTTAACTAGAAAGAGTGATGGACTTCCAACTGGTGCAGTTAGTGGTTTTTGTAGTATGTTGTTCAAACTTCTTGAAGATTCCAAATCAGATCAAAATTTACAAAAACCAACACATTTTGCAGTAATTTTTGACTCAGCTAGAAAAACATTTAGAAATGAAATTTACAGTGATTACAAGGCAAATAGATCTGAAGCACCAGATGATCTTGCTCCTCAATTTGAATATATTAGAAAATCAGTATTAGCTTTTAATTTACCTTCAGTTGATCTCCCTAATTATGAAGCAGATGATCTAATAGCCACTTATGCTGAAAAAATATTAAAAAAAGGAGCTAAAGTTACTATTGTTTCATCAGATAAAGATTTGATGCAATTGTATAAAAAAGATGTTCGTATATTTGATCCGATGAAAAATAAATTTATTTCTGAGGAAGATATAATTAATAAATTTGGAGTTGATGCATCAAAAGTAATAGATGTCCAGTCTCTTGCAGGTGATAGTAGTGATAACGTCCCAGGAGTTCCCGGTATAGGAGTAAAAACTGCTGCCGAGTTAATTAATAAATATGGAACTTTAGAAAAACTCTTAAAGTCTGCTAATGAGATAAAGCAAAATAAAAGAAGAGAAACTCTTATTGAAAATAAAGACAAGGCTATAATTAGCAAACAACTTGTAACATTAAAACAAGACTCTCCTGTTAATAGAGACCTAAGTGAATTTAAATTAAAAAAAATAGATAAGGATAAACTATATAAATTTTTAAGAGAAATGGAGTTTAATAGATTATTGAGCTCCGCGATATCAGCTTATGGTGAGCCAAAATTATCAAGTGAAACTGTTGAAGACAAGTTAATAGAAAAGCAAAAACCAATTAGTAACAAAAATTATTTTTTAATCACTGATATAAAACAAATAGATGAATGGATTAAAGAAGCAGAGGAAACAGGTGAGTTAGCAGTGGATACAGAAACAAATTCACTAGATCCTCATCAAGCAGATTTAGTAGGAATTTCTTTGTCATCAAAAGTTGGTAAGGCTTGCTATATTCCAATTGGTCACAAGTCCTCAAAATGTATTAATAAAAATGATGTAATTAAAAAATTAAAACCTTTATTGGAAGATCCAAGTGTAAAAAAGATTGGTCAAAATATAAAATTTGATTTCATTGTTTTATTTAAACAAGGCATAGAGATGACATCAATGGAAGATACTATGTTGATGTCATATGTCTTAGATGCTGGCAAAAACCGACATAATATGGATACGCTATCTGAAATTCATTTAGGTCATAAAACAATTTCTTTTAAAGAAATAGTAGGTACTGGAAAAAAGGAGATAAATTTCAGTGATGTAGAAATTGAAAGGGCTAAAGATTATGCAGCAGAGGATGCTGATATCACTTTTCGGTTGTATAAAAAATTTTCAAAAAATTTGAAATTAGAAAAAATGATTAATATTTATGAAATTTTTGAAAAGCCATTAATAAAAATTCTTGCTTTTATGGAGATGGAAGGAGTTGAAGTAGATAATAAATTTTTAAAAACACTTTCTTCTAAATTTGAAAAAAAAATTAAAAATTTAGAAAAAGAAATTTTTAAAATATCAAAAAAGGATTTTAATATTGCATCACCCAAACAATTAGGTGAAATAATCTATAATGATCTTAAAATCGCAGAGTTAAAAAAAACTAAAAAAGGAAGTTTTGCAACAAGTGCAAGTGTTCTAGAAGATCTGGCATTTAAAGGCCATAAATTTCCTAAATTAGTATTAGATTGGAGACAAGTTTCAAAACTGAAAAATACGTATTCAGACTCACTTCCAGAACACATAAATCCAAATACTAAAAGAGTTCATACTTCATTTTTATTGGCAGCAACAACAACGGGTAGGCTTGCATCCAGTGATCCTAATTTACAAAATATTCCGATTAAATCAGAAGATGGTAGAGATATTCGAAAAGCTTTCACGTCACGAAAAAATCATTTGTTAATTTCAGCAGATTACAATCAAATAGAGATGAGAATTTTAGCTGATTTAGCTGATGTTAAAGAATTAAAAAAAGCTTTTAAGAATGATGAAGATATTCATTCTTTGACGGCTAGTCAGATTTTTAATGTTGATATTAAAAAAGTAGATCAGGACCAAAGGAGAAAAGCCAAAGCTATAAATTTTGGAATTATTTATGGGATTTCACAATATGGTTTAGCAAAGCAAATTAATGTTTCTAATTATGAGGCTGAAGAATTTTTAGATGCCTATTTTGCGAAATTTCCTGAGATTAAAATTTATATGAATGACACTATTAAATTTTGTAGAAAAAGTGGATATGTAAATAACATTTTTGGTCGTAGATCTCATTTTAATGGAATTAATGATAAAAATTTTAATGTGCGAAATTTTCAGGAACGAGCAGCAATTAATGCTCCAATACAAGGTTCTGCCTCAGAAATTATGCGTCTAGCGATGATTAGATTGAATAAAAAATTATCTGATAAAAAAAATATTCAATCTAAAATGTTATTACAGATACATGATGAATTAATATTTGAGGTTCCAAAAAATAATGAGAAAACAATGATCAAACTAATTAAAGATGAAATGGCTAGCGTTGTAAAAAGCGATCATCATTCTTTCTCAATACCATTAACTGTTGATATAAATGTTGGTGATAATTGGGGTATGCTTCATTAA
- a CDS encoding response regulator transcription factor — MNKQTIALIDDDRNILTSLSIALEKEGFKVQTYIDGESALIGLTRTPPDLAVIDIKMPKMDGEELLKKLRKKTSLPVIFLTSKDDEIDELLGLKLGADDFVKKSGGFSIKVLIERIRVQLRKNDTNNTLEENKSLIAHGRLKLDPSQLECEWNDKQLPDKLTTTEFLIVKELAKRPGIIKERAQLMDIAYREDVDIEDRTIDSHVKRIRKKFKKVDPDFSAIETRYGSGYRWNVS; from the coding sequence ATGAATAAACAAACCATAGCTTTAATTGATGATGATAGAAATATTTTAACAAGTTTAAGTATTGCTCTTGAAAAAGAAGGCTTTAAAGTTCAAACGTATATAGATGGTGAAAGTGCTTTGATTGGTCTTACTAGAACCCCTCCTGATTTAGCTGTAATTGATATTAAGATGCCTAAAATGGACGGAGAGGAACTTTTAAAAAAACTTAGAAAAAAAACTTCATTACCAGTGATCTTTTTAACATCAAAAGATGATGAAATTGATGAATTATTAGGTTTAAAATTAGGAGCTGACGATTTTGTAAAAAAATCTGGAGGTTTTTCGATTAAAGTTTTGATCGAAAGAATTAGAGTTCAGTTAAGAAAAAATGATACCAATAATACATTAGAAGAAAATAAAAGTTTGATAGCACATGGACGATTAAAATTGGATCCTTCTCAACTTGAATGTGAATGGAATGATAAACAATTACCTGATAAATTAACCACTACTGAATTTTTAATTGTTAAAGAATTAGCTAAAAGACCTGGTATTATTAAAGAAAGAGCTCAGTTAATGGATATTGCTTATAGAGAAGACGTTGATATTGAGGATAGAACTATAGATAGTCACGTTAAAAGAATAAGAAAAAAATTTAAAAAAGTTGACCCTGATTTTTCAGCTATTGAAACTAGATATGGTAGTGGATATAGATGGAATGTTAGCTAA
- a CDS encoding sensor histidine kinase yields MFSIYLKSLSILKKFLFINFIIFTIIGLFTIIYLNNIQPNLIKKKSINHINIINNTVDNLLRLEVKFVTEDIRKFLFSTRFIFQNLDRVIFFDNDLNLIGDTDTLDLDPRAFSTRLNDIEFESLNEKKINKENKDKSKNVDEKKFISFELILKKYVSSDEYGDPFTFAKEDFNQFKLTTIKNVTKEDLNIGYILITENANDIKVAIDERKAFVIRTAISVGFVILIFSFVLSRYFIKPIQNLVSYTKNIKEKSHEKLSIDNLKNRNDELGLLSNSLEDMTTELQKRVAHAENFSTDLVHEIRNPLASLKSASEILKDTNSSDQRLKLLNILSHDVLRIERLITDYSQMLKDEVALSNEKIEKINVEPIIESVVDDFNSIYNVKKGINIKYKNDGKKEYFINGIENRIEQIIANLLDNSISFTKKGGEILVDVSLSTDNKIIIKIIDEGQGFKEKDTSKIFNRFYSNRPEKFGEHSGLGLNIVKNLVDLHDGKIVASNRLDGDGAIMEISFPTS; encoded by the coding sequence ATGTTTAGTATATACTTAAAAAGTTTATCAATTTTAAAAAAATTTTTATTCATAAATTTTATCATTTTTACAATTATTGGATTATTTACAATTATATATTTAAATAATATTCAGCCAAATTTAATTAAAAAAAAATCAATTAATCATATAAATATTATTAACAATACTGTCGATAATTTACTTAGATTAGAGGTAAAGTTTGTCACTGAAGATATTAGAAAATTTTTATTTTCTACAAGATTTATTTTTCAAAACTTAGATAGAGTAATTTTTTTTGATAATGACCTTAATTTAATTGGAGACACAGATACATTAGATCTTGATCCAAGAGCATTTTCAACAAGATTAAATGATATTGAATTTGAAAGTTTGAATGAAAAAAAAATTAATAAAGAAAATAAAGATAAAAGTAAAAATGTTGATGAGAAAAAATTTATTTCTTTTGAATTAATTTTAAAAAAATATGTAAGTTCAGACGAATATGGAGATCCTTTTACTTTTGCAAAAGAAGATTTTAATCAGTTTAAATTAACAACTATAAAAAATGTAACAAAGGAAGATTTAAATATTGGTTATATTTTAATCACTGAAAATGCTAATGATATTAAAGTTGCAATAGATGAACGAAAAGCATTTGTTATTAGGACGGCGATTTCAGTGGGTTTTGTAATCTTAATATTTTCTTTTGTTTTAAGTAGATATTTTATTAAACCAATACAAAATTTAGTAAGTTATACAAAAAATATTAAAGAAAAAAGCCATGAAAAATTAAGTATTGATAACTTAAAAAATAGAAATGATGAATTAGGACTTCTATCTAATTCTTTGGAAGATATGACAACTGAACTTCAAAAAAGAGTAGCTCATGCAGAAAATTTTTCAACAGATCTTGTGCATGAAATTAGAAATCCTTTAGCGTCATTGAAAAGTGCTTCTGAAATTTTAAAAGATACCAATAGTTCAGATCAAAGATTAAAATTATTAAATATACTTAGTCATGATGTTCTTAGAATTGAAAGGTTAATTACAGATTATTCTCAAATGCTAAAAGATGAAGTAGCTTTAAGTAATGAAAAGATTGAGAAAATTAATGTTGAACCAATAATTGAGTCGGTCGTAGACGACTTCAATAGTATTTATAATGTCAAGAAAGGTATTAATATAAAATATAAAAATGATGGTAAAAAAGAGTATTTCATTAATGGTATAGAAAATAGAATTGAGCAAATAATTGCGAATTTATTAGATAATTCTATCTCTTTTACCAAAAAAGGTGGAGAGATTTTAGTGGATGTCTCTTTATCGACTGATAATAAAATCATAATTAAAATTATTGATGAAGGTCAAGGTTTTAAAGAGAAAGATACGTCAAAAATATTTAATAGATTTTACAGTAATAGACCAGAAAAATTTGGAGAACACTCAGGCCTGGGTTTAAATATTGTGAAAAATTTAGTTGATTTGCATGATGGTAAAATTGTAGCATCAAACCGTCTTGATGGTGATGGTGCAATTATGGAAATTAGTTTTCCAACCTCGTAA
- the ahcY gene encoding adenosylhomocysteinase has protein sequence MEDFKVKDISSAEFGRKEISIAESEMPGLMALREEYSESKPLNGARIIGCLHMTIQTAVLIETLVALGADVRWSSCNIFSTQDHAAAAIAKAGIPVFAWKGETEEEYLWCIKQTIIGKPDWKPNMLLDDGGDLTAIMHNEYQDLMKDIKGVSEETTTGIKALNKMEKDNSLLVPAINVNDSVTKSKFDNLYGCRESLVDGIRRATDVMMSGKIAIVAGFGDVGKGSAASLRQSGARVLVTEADPICALQAAMEGYEVVLMEEAISRADIVVTATGNKDIVTADHMRDMKDRAILCNIGHFDNEIQVEALKNYKWTEVKPQVHEIELPSKKRIILLAEGRLVNLGCATGHPSFVMSASFTNQVIAQIELWNNHKNYENKVYVLPKHLDEKVATLHLKKVGAKLTKLSKEQADYISVGTEGPFKPDAYRY, from the coding sequence ATGGAAGATTTTAAAGTAAAAGACATATCGTCTGCTGAATTTGGTAGAAAAGAAATTTCAATTGCAGAAAGTGAAATGCCAGGTTTAATGGCATTACGAGAGGAATATTCAGAGTCTAAACCTTTAAATGGAGCAAGAATTATTGGATGCTTGCACATGACAATCCAAACTGCGGTACTAATAGAAACACTAGTTGCTCTAGGAGCTGACGTTAGATGGTCTTCTTGTAATATATTTTCAACACAAGACCATGCAGCTGCAGCAATTGCTAAAGCAGGTATACCAGTTTTTGCTTGGAAAGGTGAAACTGAAGAAGAATATTTATGGTGTATTAAGCAAACTATAATTGGAAAGCCAGATTGGAAACCAAATATGCTCTTAGATGACGGTGGTGATTTAACTGCAATCATGCATAACGAGTATCAAGATTTGATGAAAGATATTAAAGGTGTTTCTGAAGAAACCACAACTGGAATCAAAGCTTTAAATAAAATGGAAAAAGATAACTCACTTTTAGTGCCAGCAATCAATGTAAATGATTCTGTAACAAAATCAAAATTTGATAATTTGTATGGTTGTAGAGAAAGTTTAGTTGATGGAATTAGAAGAGCTACAGATGTTATGATGTCAGGAAAAATTGCAATTGTTGCAGGTTTTGGAGACGTAGGTAAGGGAAGTGCTGCATCATTAAGACAAAGTGGAGCAAGAGTTTTAGTAACAGAGGCTGATCCAATTTGTGCTCTTCAAGCTGCAATGGAAGGTTATGAAGTTGTTTTAATGGAAGAAGCTATTAGTCGAGCAGATATTGTTGTAACTGCAACTGGCAATAAAGACATAGTTACAGCTGATCATATGAGAGATATGAAAGATAGAGCAATTTTATGTAACATTGGTCATTTTGATAACGAAATACAAGTTGAGGCATTGAAAAATTATAAATGGACAGAGGTTAAACCACAAGTTCACGAAATAGAATTGCCAAGTAAAAAAAGAATTATTCTATTAGCAGAGGGAAGATTAGTAAATTTGGGTTGTGCTACTGGTCACCCAAGTTTTGTAATGAGTGCTTCATTTACAAATCAAGTAATTGCACAAATAGAGCTTTGGAATAATCATAAAAACTATGAAAACAAAGTTTATGTTCTTCCTAAACATTTGGATGAAAAAGTTGCAACCCTTCATTTAAAAAAAGTTGGGGCTAAACTTACTAAATTATCTAAAGAACAAGCGGACTATATAAGTGTCGGGACAGAAGGTCCTTTCAAACCAGATGCCTATCGCTATTAA
- a CDS encoding bifunctional tRNA (adenosine(37)-N6)-threonylcarbamoyltransferase complex ATPase subunit type 1 TsaE/phosphotransferase, producing MPIAIKNSLIDISSEETTKELAKNFSNYLKGGEVIFLYGEMGVGKTTFVKYLINQFQMKKRLQATEVTSPTFNILNEYEADDLIIKHYDLFRLKDESEVKNLDLFDKNQNTITLIEWPELISKGNFDKTIDLIFNYENELNNRSVKIDGLD from the coding sequence ATGCCTATCGCTATTAAAAATAGCTTAATAGATATATCATCAGAAGAGACGACCAAAGAATTAGCGAAAAATTTTTCTAATTATCTTAAAGGTGGAGAAGTAATTTTTTTATATGGAGAAATGGGGGTGGGCAAAACTACTTTTGTAAAATATTTAATTAATCAATTTCAAATGAAAAAAAGATTACAAGCAACAGAAGTAACAAGCCCAACTTTTAACATACTTAATGAATATGAGGCAGATGATTTAATTATTAAACATTATGATTTATTTAGATTAAAAGATGAATCTGAGGTTAAAAATTTAGATCTATTTGATAAAAATCAAAATACAATAACACTTATTGAATGGCCTGAGTTAATTAGTAAAGGAAATTTTGATAAGACTATAGATTTAATATTTAACTATGAAAATGAATTAAATAATAGATCTGTAAAAATCGATGGTTTAGACTGA
- a CDS encoding phosphotransferase: MKLSKDFKEIKGDASFRKFYRNTKKNSIIVFANREKIKNLLIYDSINKILIKNNIIAPKLISQNYKKNYIEIQDLGKKTVYQIFSKNKKNQYIIFKKAINALNKIQLIKDKKIKNFRNKFYLIKDYKNKILFDETKLFSYWYVPKRLNKKKINSFKYKFNKEIKQLLSNLNFKNNTFVHRDFHVSNLIINFKNQIGLIDNQDALFGNKAYDLASLIDDVRYKTPNSLKDKVYKYYLKTNKQIDADKFKNDFDILSVLRNLKIIGIFMRLAERDKKRKYLKLIPYAWKMIDNRLSKNKDLNNLKLLLASHFPKFIAK; this comes from the coding sequence ATGAAACTTTCAAAAGATTTTAAGGAAATTAAAGGAGATGCTTCTTTTAGAAAATTTTACAGAAACACCAAAAAAAATTCAATTATAGTATTTGCAAATAGAGAAAAAATTAAAAATTTATTAATTTATGACTCAATTAATAAAATCTTAATCAAAAATAACATAATAGCTCCTAAACTAATAAGTCAAAATTATAAAAAAAATTATATTGAAATACAGGATTTAGGAAAAAAAACTGTTTATCAAATATTTTCAAAAAATAAAAAAAATCAATATATAATATTTAAAAAAGCAATTAATGCTTTAAATAAAATTCAATTAATTAAAGATAAAAAAATTAAAAATTTCAGAAATAAATTTTACCTAATCAAAGATTATAAAAATAAGATTTTATTTGATGAAACAAAGTTATTTAGTTATTGGTATGTACCAAAAAGATTAAATAAAAAAAAAATCAACTCATTTAAATACAAATTTAATAAAGAAATTAAGCAATTATTATCAAATTTAAATTTTAAAAATAATACTTTTGTTCATAGAGATTTTCATGTTTCAAACCTAATCATAAACTTCAAAAATCAAATTGGATTAATTGATAATCAAGATGCTCTTTTTGGTAACAAAGCCTACGATTTAGCCTCTTTAATTGATGATGTTAGATATAAAACACCCAATTCATTAAAAGACAAAGTGTACAAATATTATTTAAAAACTAATAAACAAATTGATGCAGATAAATTCAAGAACGATTTTGATATTTTGTCAGTTCTTAGAAATCTAAAGATTATTGGAATATTTATGAGGTTGGCTGAAAGAGATAAAAAAAGAAAATATTTAAAACTTATTCCATATGCTTGGAAGATGATTGATAACAGGTTAAGTAAAAACAAAGACTTAAATAATTTGAAGTTGTTATTAGCATCACATTTTCCTAAATTTATTGCTAAGTAA